A window of Haliscomenobacter hydrossis DSM 1100 contains these coding sequences:
- a CDS encoding O-methyltransferase, protein MMLVLFRLRFFFRWLRFYLQAATKYDVHSPFVANFVHYIVEDERLFYAFPAIERMRARLFRNNFPLEIIDLGAGSKANPSKTRTVRNIVRYSAVSEETGQQLFRLVATYKPKQIIELGTSLGISTLYLASAAPNGQVITIEGCPDIANVAQLSFQRVDIPNVSQRIGDFKTLFPQVLNEIDQLDLLFIDGDHRAGNSVEYFEQALAKIHAKSIIVIADIHWSNEMEQGWEKIRKHPRVKLSIDLLHLGVLFFDESIREVQHLSIIKWAWKPWHLGLFGQGKIKSKAAATIDA, encoded by the coding sequence ATGATGTTAGTCCTTTTTCGCTTGCGGTTTTTTTTTCGCTGGTTGCGCTTTTACCTTCAAGCCGCTACTAAATACGATGTTCATTCTCCTTTTGTTGCCAACTTTGTGCACTATATTGTGGAAGATGAGCGTCTTTTTTACGCTTTCCCCGCTATTGAGCGCATGCGTGCTCGCTTATTTCGCAACAATTTTCCTTTAGAGATCATCGATTTGGGTGCTGGATCCAAAGCCAACCCTTCCAAAACCCGTACGGTACGCAATATTGTGCGTTACAGCGCGGTGTCGGAAGAAACGGGTCAACAATTGTTTCGGCTCGTAGCAACGTACAAACCTAAACAAATTATCGAACTAGGTACCTCATTGGGTATTTCTACCTTGTATTTAGCCAGCGCAGCTCCTAATGGACAAGTCATTACCATTGAAGGTTGCCCCGATATTGCCAACGTTGCTCAACTAAGTTTCCAAAGAGTGGACATTCCCAATGTTTCCCAAAGAATTGGGGATTTTAAAACCCTCTTCCCTCAGGTACTCAATGAAATAGATCAATTGGATCTTTTGTTCATCGATGGAGACCATCGAGCGGGTAATTCAGTGGAGTACTTCGAACAGGCTTTGGCCAAAATTCATGCCAAATCGATCATTGTTATTGCTGATATCCACTGGTCAAATGAAATGGAGCAAGGCTGGGAAAAAATCCGCAAACACCCCAGGGTAAAACTTTCCATTGACCTCTTGCACCTGGGCGTTTTGTTTTTTGATGAATCCATCCGCGAGGTTCAACATTTGAGTATCATCAAATGGGCCTGGAAACCCTGGCATTTGGGACTGTTTGGACAAGGCAAAATAAAGTCCAAAGCAGCAGCTACAATTGACGCATAA
- a CDS encoding DUF3857 domain-containing protein has product MNVKLITLSTMLCLGGLTAFAQIDLAPKFIDSLAKNAKEIVLEEKIKIRLNSPAEGLYTYRKLVTVLNNSSKANAIYVVYDAETPVSQLKANLYNQFGILVRKIKKEEFEDFAAVDGFSIYQDNRVKGMVITHTEYPFTVEWEYEQKMKGPTLALLPDWDIQHYGTAVQSGELVVEVPVTLQLLYRSVNIDTKPSINTLKDGYQQYTWRVNQLKAIKEEPYAPHPDQVLPQVQLGSNTFLIANYAGSMSTWKDFGRFMASLYRGRDELPSELKTELDAVLAGSTTNTEKIERLYRYMQGKMRYVSVQLGIGGWQPFSAEYVYRNKYGDCKALSNFMKAVLGYANIRAFPVAIQNTEEVPKTLDEKFASDPSFNHVVLYVPAEKIWLECTSADYPINYLGEDNADRQVLLISEEGGQLLRTPALSGNDNREHWQAEFNIETEGQIVNTVKADFFGANHEIYRALKGQLAAKDRKEWLEKNLNLALFSLDSLQLNCATATAQASLAFKAELSRMGSRSGKRWFVPFNPLNPLTKAPVKAEDRQQRVISRKAYVQESELSFILPAGYQVESLPFTEKKLEGPFGKFQVNVVQEAGKIQIKRRLQIEAVDLPASEYAAFSNFYREVAKWDGVKMVLVK; this is encoded by the coding sequence ATGAATGTAAAGTTAATTACCCTATCCACGATGCTGTGTCTTGGTGGTTTGACCGCTTTCGCCCAAATTGATCTTGCCCCCAAATTCATCGACTCACTGGCAAAAAATGCCAAAGAAATTGTACTGGAGGAAAAAATCAAAATTCGGCTCAACTCTCCAGCGGAGGGCTTGTATACTTACCGCAAGTTGGTTACGGTGTTGAACAACAGTAGCAAAGCCAATGCCATTTACGTGGTATACGATGCGGAAACGCCCGTGTCGCAACTCAAGGCCAATTTGTACAACCAATTTGGCATCCTGGTGCGCAAAATCAAAAAAGAAGAGTTTGAAGACTTTGCGGCGGTAGATGGGTTTTCTATTTACCAGGACAACCGGGTCAAGGGCATGGTCATCACCCATACCGAATACCCTTTTACCGTAGAGTGGGAGTACGAACAAAAAATGAAAGGCCCCACTTTGGCGCTGTTGCCCGATTGGGACATCCAGCACTATGGTACCGCCGTGCAATCCGGGGAATTGGTGGTGGAAGTACCGGTGACGCTGCAATTGCTTTACCGCAGTGTCAACATTGATACAAAACCCAGCATCAATACCCTCAAAGATGGTTATCAACAATATACCTGGCGGGTAAATCAACTGAAAGCCATCAAGGAAGAACCCTATGCACCACACCCGGATCAAGTCTTGCCCCAGGTACAATTGGGCAGCAACACTTTTCTCATTGCCAATTATGCCGGAAGTATGAGCACCTGGAAGGATTTTGGTCGCTTTATGGCTTCACTCTACCGGGGGCGTGATGAACTCCCCTCCGAACTCAAAACTGAACTGGACGCCGTTTTGGCCGGAAGTACCACCAATACCGAAAAAATCGAGCGATTGTACCGATACATGCAAGGCAAAATGCGCTACGTGAGCGTGCAATTGGGCATTGGTGGCTGGCAACCTTTTTCGGCAGAGTACGTGTACCGCAACAAGTACGGCGATTGTAAAGCCTTGAGTAATTTTATGAAAGCAGTGCTTGGTTATGCCAACATCAGAGCTTTTCCCGTTGCCATTCAAAATACGGAGGAAGTGCCCAAAACCCTGGATGAAAAATTTGCCAGCGATCCCAGCTTTAATCACGTCGTTTTATACGTTCCTGCGGAAAAAATATGGCTGGAATGTACCTCTGCGGATTACCCTATCAATTACTTGGGTGAAGACAATGCCGATCGTCAGGTTTTGTTGATATCCGAGGAAGGGGGCCAATTGCTGCGTACGCCCGCCTTGAGCGGTAACGACAATCGTGAACATTGGCAGGCCGAATTTAATATTGAAACGGAAGGGCAAATTGTCAACACCGTAAAAGCCGATTTTTTTGGGGCCAATCACGAAATCTACCGCGCCCTAAAAGGTCAATTGGCGGCCAAAGACCGCAAAGAATGGCTGGAAAAAAACCTCAATTTGGCCCTGTTTTCACTAGATAGCCTACAACTGAATTGTGCCACAGCAACCGCACAGGCCAGTTTGGCCTTCAAAGCTGAACTCAGCCGGATGGGCAGCCGATCGGGCAAACGCTGGTTTGTGCCCTTCAATCCGCTCAATCCGCTGACTAAAGCACCCGTCAAAGCCGAAGATCGCCAACAGCGGGTCATCAGCCGCAAGGCTTATGTACAGGAATCAGAACTGAGTTTTATTTTGCCCGCAGGCTATCAGGTGGAAAGCTTGCCTTTTACTGAAAAAAAACTGGAAGGGCCATTCGGAAAATTCCAGGTAAACGTCGTACAGGAAGCGGGTAAAATTCAGATCAAACGACGACTACAAATTGAAGCGGTTGACCTTCCTGCCAGCGAATATGCCGCATTTAGCAATTTTTACCGCGAAGTCGCAAAGTGGGATGGGGTGAAGATGGTGCTAGTTAAGTGA
- a CDS encoding S8 family peptidase, which produces MNRKFCTIVTLVAVMAASSLLAQTPQNWFHLDPSKDGVPGLSTESIYKRLPKGKKGKTVIVAVLDSGVDYKHEDLKDVMWVNEDEIPGNGIDDDKNGYIDDIHGWSFLGNAKGENVAHDNLEVTRLYATLKKKFEGKDPAGLSKTEKAEYAKYEEYKKEVENGRKSAEGNLAQFAPIKELYDQLVKALGTDNPSLNDLKAFKTSDQRLKRVSQIFIQGIEAGETFKSIATQIIEPYDHYYGQVNYNFNPDYDSRSIVGDNYADINQRNYGNNDVKGPDSKHGTHVAGIIGAKRGNNIGMDGVADNVRIMSVRTVPDGDERDKDVANAIRYAVDNGAAVINMSFGKGYSPGKAAVDAAVKYAMEKDVLLIHAAGNDGKNLDLTNNFPNDHFQKKGKPGKKTATNWIEVGALNPEIGENMAAEFSNYNPEYVDVFAPGAEIYATTPENTYENLQGTSMAAPMVAGVAAVIRSYFPDLTADQVKEVLVASSIKQNRKVIKPGTEDEKVDFSTLSKSGGIVNVEKAVELAAKTVGKKKGAGVQRILTAGDLAPAAKALP; this is translated from the coding sequence ATGAATCGCAAATTTTGCACGATTGTAACGCTAGTTGCAGTAATGGCGGCCAGTTCACTACTGGCTCAGACGCCACAGAACTGGTTTCATCTCGATCCTTCCAAAGACGGAGTTCCTGGCTTGAGCACGGAGTCCATCTATAAACGTTTGCCCAAAGGAAAAAAAGGGAAAACGGTTATCGTTGCGGTACTTGACTCTGGAGTGGACTATAAGCATGAAGACCTCAAGGATGTCATGTGGGTAAACGAAGACGAAATTCCGGGCAATGGCATCGATGACGATAAAAACGGGTACATCGATGACATTCACGGCTGGAGCTTTTTGGGCAATGCCAAAGGCGAAAACGTGGCACACGACAACCTCGAAGTCACCCGTCTTTATGCAACGTTGAAAAAGAAATTTGAGGGTAAAGATCCGGCTGGCTTGAGCAAAACCGAAAAAGCTGAATACGCCAAGTACGAGGAATACAAAAAAGAGGTTGAAAATGGCCGCAAAAGTGCTGAAGGAAACTTAGCGCAATTTGCCCCCATCAAAGAATTGTACGACCAATTGGTTAAAGCTTTGGGCACCGACAATCCATCTCTGAACGATCTCAAGGCATTCAAAACCAGTGATCAACGTTTGAAACGTGTTTCACAAATTTTCATTCAAGGTATTGAAGCAGGGGAAACTTTCAAAAGTATCGCAACCCAAATTATTGAACCATACGACCATTACTACGGCCAGGTCAATTACAATTTCAATCCTGACTACGATTCGCGGAGCATCGTAGGCGATAATTATGCCGATATCAACCAGCGCAATTACGGCAACAACGATGTGAAAGGACCAGACTCCAAACACGGCACCCATGTGGCGGGCATCATCGGAGCAAAACGGGGCAACAACATTGGTATGGATGGCGTAGCTGACAACGTTCGCATTATGTCTGTGCGCACCGTTCCTGATGGTGACGAGCGCGATAAAGATGTGGCCAATGCCATTCGTTATGCCGTAGACAATGGGGCTGCGGTGATCAACATGAGTTTCGGCAAAGGTTATTCTCCCGGCAAAGCCGCGGTAGACGCTGCTGTAAAATACGCCATGGAAAAAGACGTGCTGCTGATTCATGCGGCGGGTAATGACGGTAAAAACCTGGATTTGACCAATAATTTCCCCAATGACCATTTTCAGAAGAAAGGGAAACCCGGCAAAAAAACCGCGACCAACTGGATTGAAGTAGGCGCTTTGAACCCTGAAATTGGTGAAAATATGGCCGCTGAATTTTCGAATTACAATCCAGAATACGTGGATGTATTTGCACCTGGTGCAGAAATTTATGCCACCACTCCTGAAAACACTTACGAGAACCTGCAAGGTACCAGTATGGCAGCACCCATGGTGGCCGGAGTAGCGGCAGTCATCCGCTCTTACTTTCCCGATCTTACTGCCGATCAGGTCAAAGAGGTTTTGGTGGCTTCTTCCATCAAACAGAACCGTAAGGTGATCAAACCCGGAACTGAAGATGAAAAAGTAGATTTCAGCACTTTGTCCAAAAGTGGCGGGATTGTCAACGTCGAAAAAGCGGTTGAATTGGCTGCAAAAACCGTCGGAAAGAAAAAAGGAGCAGGCGTACAAAGAATTTTGACGGCAGGAGATCTTGCTCCAGCCGCAAAAGCACTACCTTAG